A region from the Bacillus thuringiensis genome encodes:
- a CDS encoding S-layer homology domain-containing protein has translation MDKLRKSISIFICTLLLVSTLEMNAMIPKVAAAKLEFCDVPKNHWAEKAIYELVDKNITVGIGGGKYGIENPVTRGQFATFISLALDLPDGDSSFPDVPKEHMFYKGISKIVQVGIAKGSTDGNFYPEDNITRQDISVMLSKALELKGLTNKKDLLFIDKDQISDYALESIKNVVAYDIARGVGDNKFAPKDKSTRAMAATLIYNLINVLKIDSNSSEVEKGTNQNKKPDNGTNENDKTNMNKKDTDGDGLPDIYEINNSHTDPNKKDTDGNGIFDGLEDLDNDGLSNIAEFKLKTDPLKADTDGDGLLDGTELMLTHTNPLLQDSDKNGVMDGNEDPDKDGLSNIHEQEIKTDPLRADTDGDNLLDGQELEKKTNPLKKDSDDDGLDDDSEFKFSCDPNNPDTNGNGVLDGQELFNQTVKNPDLGVSVNFSVTGDAEKSTVISEGTDLTNIIGSTGIIGKSLSFSTTSTFPEAKVSIDLSNYDLGSTSLENVRLFYYNPATQTVEPVAIQTMGKDNVLTATLQHFSTYVLGDISKWNQMWQDGLKPGALSYVGETEKKPVSIAFVIDSSGSMGIGWNNDYNKDINRNRVKGTIELINILTNKDYASVIDFDNRSIVLQDFVNGTDENKKKLKDAADAIDASGGTSIYSGIDQALDLFENHKQNLSGTTKQIILLTDGEDDYPRDYSPEIERAKQMGVKIHTIGLGDSFAEELLKNLSTNTGGDFFISKDSHALVETMFNAGQSSGVYKDSDKDGLPDWVEEKGAYYVKDTFDIVYKTDPNNPDTDGDGLLDGEEIGNWYYNPKDKDKIYITRNMTSQESYKPNTSNPSKKDSDNDGDNDKIDDKPFVAFRPPVVLLHGILSSTEFGWGAEVNKIDNNQSIWRLFNSRDYRADIEENIPSRNTYSGKTYAKGDSSEYSNIDLNYIKNTKRGELARFLEEKTGFEKNKTLFAFNWEANGHINVAGKQFAGYLSNLSGHLKDIPDVDFTKNGQPYYTLVGHSAGGLVSRYYIENIMDNSNPQIEKLITVGTPHWGSNAFTNPGPCGTVMEDLDRDDSYLFYENDPNWISFCPKPKNDQLSLNNKNVKYFALGGIKTDHYYDGNTIEMDIPSKITSSPVDLFKYFQKEFKNNTNSFFPDLLNDELGIENEGGPFGDTYVTGGSSLGIPSTIQKEQETRINTIPLEKRTLFYGKADEVEHTKINHNERTYKWISNNLIK, from the coding sequence ATGGACAAATTAAGAAAAAGTATATCTATTTTTATTTGTACACTATTGTTAGTTTCAACCTTAGAAATGAATGCCATGATTCCTAAGGTTGCAGCTGCAAAGCTAGAATTTTGCGATGTGCCCAAAAATCATTGGGCAGAAAAAGCAATTTATGAGTTAGTAGATAAAAATATTACAGTAGGGATAGGGGGTGGAAAGTATGGAATAGAAAACCCAGTCACACGTGGACAATTCGCAACATTTATTTCTTTAGCATTAGATTTACCTGATGGCGATTCTAGTTTCCCAGATGTACCAAAGGAACACATGTTTTATAAAGGGATTAGTAAAATAGTACAGGTAGGTATCGCTAAAGGCTCAACTGATGGTAATTTTTATCCTGAAGATAACATCACACGCCAAGATATATCTGTTATGTTAAGTAAAGCATTAGAGTTAAAAGGGCTTACAAATAAAAAAGATCTTTTATTTATAGACAAAGATCAAATTTCAGACTATGCATTGGAAAGTATAAAGAATGTCGTGGCATATGATATAGCAAGAGGCGTTGGTGATAATAAATTCGCTCCAAAAGATAAATCTACAAGGGCTATGGCGGCTACATTAATTTATAATTTAATAAACGTTTTAAAGATAGATTCAAATAGTAGTGAGGTTGAAAAAGGAACTAACCAAAATAAGAAACCTGATAATGGAACTAATGAGAACGATAAAACAAACATGAATAAAAAGGATACTGATGGTGATGGTTTACCAGATATCTATGAAATTAATAATTCACATACAGATCCAAATAAAAAAGATACCGACGGTAATGGGATATTCGACGGCCTAGAGGATTTAGATAATGATGGGTTGTCAAACATCGCAGAATTCAAATTGAAAACAGATCCATTAAAGGCGGATACTGATGGTGATGGATTATTAGATGGTACCGAATTAATGTTAACACATACAAATCCACTATTGCAAGATAGCGATAAAAATGGGGTTATGGACGGAAATGAAGATCCGGATAAGGATGGGTTAAGCAATATACATGAACAAGAAATCAAAACAGATCCATTAAGGGCCGATACTGACGGGGATAATTTATTAGATGGTCAAGAATTAGAAAAGAAAACAAATCCATTAAAGAAGGACAGTGATGATGATGGCTTAGATGATGATAGCGAATTTAAGTTTTCTTGTGATCCTAATAATCCTGATACGAATGGAAATGGTGTTTTAGACGGACAGGAGCTATTTAATCAAACTGTAAAAAATCCTGATTTAGGAGTTTCCGTTAATTTTTCAGTAACAGGTGATGCAGAAAAATCAACTGTCATCTCTGAAGGTACAGACTTAACAAATATTATAGGTTCTACAGGAATTATAGGAAAATCCTTATCATTTAGTACTACTTCAACATTCCCTGAGGCAAAAGTTTCAATTGATTTAAGTAACTACGATTTGGGTTCTACATCATTAGAAAATGTTCGCCTATTTTACTATAATCCTGCTACTCAAACCGTTGAACCAGTAGCCATACAAACAATGGGTAAAGATAACGTTTTAACAGCAACATTACAACATTTTTCTACTTATGTGTTAGGTGATATTTCTAAATGGAATCAAATGTGGCAAGATGGCTTAAAACCAGGAGCGCTCTCATACGTAGGAGAAACAGAAAAAAAGCCAGTCTCAATTGCATTTGTTATTGATAGTTCAGGTAGTATGGGGATTGGATGGAACAATGATTATAATAAAGATATAAATCGTAATCGTGTAAAAGGAACAATAGAATTAATCAATATTTTAACAAATAAGGATTATGCGTCTGTTATTGATTTTGACAATCGTTCAATTGTCTTACAAGATTTTGTAAATGGAACTGACGAAAATAAGAAAAAACTTAAAGACGCTGCAGATGCAATAGATGCTTCTGGTGGAACATCTATTTATTCTGGAATAGATCAAGCTTTAGATTTATTTGAAAACCATAAGCAGAACTTGTCTGGTACAACTAAGCAAATTATTTTACTTACAGACGGAGAGGACGACTATCCGCGAGATTATAGTCCAGAAATTGAAAGAGCAAAACAAATGGGAGTTAAAATTCATACTATCGGTCTTGGAGACTCCTTTGCTGAAGAGTTATTAAAAAACTTATCCACTAATACTGGTGGAGACTTCTTTATTTCTAAAGATTCCCATGCTTTAGTAGAAACTATGTTTAATGCTGGTCAATCTTCAGGAGTATATAAGGATTCGGATAAAGATGGCTTACCAGATTGGGTAGAAGAAAAGGGTGCCTATTATGTTAAGGACACATTTGATATCGTATATAAAACCGATCCTAACAATCCTGATACTGATGGTGATGGCTTATTAGATGGCGAAGAAATTGGGAATTGGTATTATAATCCTAAAGACAAAGACAAAATTTATATTACTAGAAATATGACGTCCCAAGAAAGTTATAAACCAAATACATCTAATCCATCTAAAAAGGACAGTGATAATGATGGTGATAATGATAAAATAGACGATAAACCATTTGTAGCATTTAGACCACCAGTAGTATTGTTACATGGTATTTTGTCTAGTACAGAATTCGGATGGGGAGCCGAAGTGAATAAAATCGACAATAACCAAAGCATTTGGAGATTATTTAATTCTAGAGACTATAGAGCTGACATAGAAGAAAATATCCCTTCTAGAAATACTTATTCAGGAAAAACATATGCAAAAGGTGATTCATCTGAATACAGTAACATTGACCTAAATTATATTAAAAATACCAAGCGGGGAGAACTAGCAAGGTTCTTAGAAGAAAAAACAGGATTTGAAAAAAATAAGACTCTTTTTGCTTTTAATTGGGAGGCGAACGGGCACATCAATGTTGCAGGAAAACAGTTTGCAGGATATTTATCTAATCTTAGTGGCCATTTGAAAGATATTCCAGATGTTGATTTTACAAAGAACGGACAACCATATTATACTTTAGTTGGTCACAGTGCAGGTGGATTAGTTTCAAGATATTATATTGAAAATATTATGGATAATAGTAACCCTCAAATAGAAAAATTAATTACAGTAGGTACACCTCATTGGGGTTCAAATGCGTTTACAAATCCAGGTCCATGTGGGACTGTAATGGAAGATTTAGATAGAGACGATAGTTATTTATTTTATGAAAACGACCCTAATTGGATTTCATTCTGTCCTAAACCTAAGAATGATCAACTTAGTCTAAATAATAAAAATGTAAAATATTTTGCTCTAGGAGGAATAAAAACAGATCATTATTATGATGGAAACACTATAGAAATGGATATACCTAGTAAAATTACTTCTTCTCCTGTTGATTTATTTAAATATTTTCAAAAAGAATTTAAGAATAATACAAATTCTTTCTTCCCTGATTTATTGAACGATGAATTAGGCATAGAGAATGAGGGAGGACCTTTTGGGGATACTTATGTCACTGGCGGAAGTTCTTTAGGAATCCCCTCCACTATTCAAAAGGAACAAGAGACTAGAATTAATACTATACCATTAGAAAAAAGAACACTTTTTTATGGAAAGGCAGATGAGGTAGAACATACAAAAATTAATCATAATGAAAGAACCTACAAATGGATCTCTAATAACTTAATTAAATGA